A segment of the Cricetulus griseus strain 17A/GY chromosome 6, alternate assembly CriGri-PICRH-1.0, whole genome shotgun sequence genome:
ataacctagtcattcattcactcagttTTCTGTTGAGGTGCACTGCTGTTCTATCTACTAGAGATAGAGtagcaaacaaaaacacctctACCTTCTAATTGTGGGGAGACCCGCAAACAAAACCCAGCGAGTCGGAAGGCAATAAGAACTCCGCAGAAAAAAGATAAAGGGATGAAACCAATGGAAGATTTTGAACGATGGcctgactattatagatgactattaatctgtattttttaaattatacattacttttcttttgttttgttttgttttttgagacaggctggttTGCATTTTTAATGAGTTGTATAAACACAATAACCCAAacgagtagaaacatacatatagtataacaaaaattaactttaaatttgtatcgatattaaaaaatccataccaatgtaaaatatttaagactagcagttgcttttttggtttaaaagtagattcaatagccgggcgttggtggcacacgcctttaatcccagcacttgggaggcagaggcaggcggatctctgtgagttccagaccagcctggtctacaagagcgagtgccagggtaggctccaaagctacacagagaaaccctgtctccgaaaaaaaaaaaaaaaaaaaggattcaatAATCTCCCCCTTTCAGAAAgagatctttcaatctaatctcctttgttcagcttttttcctgaccattacaaATAACAGCTTGTAACCAACCTcccttaaatgataataaatagcCCATcttttgggaatttgggcatagttctttaaaatacattggctgggtggtggtggcacacgcctttaatcccagcacttgggaggcagaggcaggcggatctctgagtttcacaccagcctgatctacaagagctagttctaggacagcctccaaagccacagagacaccctgtctcgaaaaaccgatatatatatattggccgatagctcaggcttgttattaactagctcttacaatttaacccatttctgttaatctgtgtgtTGTCCcaaggctcatggcttttaccccTCCCCATTTTGTGTGTCTAACTCATTGTGCTTCTGGCTCCttgtgactcctctgactctgcccttcctattcctatagatatatagatatagatagatatagattcaaccaatatatatatatatatatatatatatatatatatatatatatagcaatatatatatatatatgttgaatCTAGCAGTTTTCATAATCCAGTGTCTCTTAAGGAggcaaaaaattcaaagacaacacaataaccgactgtcttgtattttcttttttaaaaaaattttttttggttaaaggcatgtgccaccatcgcccagcatGTTTAGCACCTTTTTAAAGAAGCTTTTTCAGGCTTTATGTGAATGTAAGTGACCCTAGATGTTTGTGCCATTTGTTGGCAGAAGTTTTTGTCCCAtcagcagctcccaaataaacacaaagaagcttaatattaattataaatgcttggccgatagctcaggcttgttactaactagatcttacaacttaacccatttctgttaatctgtgtgcTGTCCcaaggctcatggcttttaccccTACCCCATTTTGTGTGTCTAACTCATTGTGCTTCTGGCTCCttgtgactcctctgactctgcccttcctattcccagcattctcccttattaacaatgagaataatacatatttacagtgtgcAAAGATTGTTGCATAGCAATGGCCTTATGTAATGATTTAATCTAATGTTTAATTTGGGTTCTAGGCACAGCAGCTATACAGAAAAAATGAGTGAGGAATCCAATGATGACAAGAAGCCAACAACTAAATTTGAACTAGAGCGAGAAACAGAGCTTCGATTTGAGGTGGAAGCATCTCAGTCAGTTCAACTGGAATTGTTGGCTGGCATGGCAGAGATCTTTGGCACAGAGCTTACCAGAAACAAGAAATTCACCTTTGATGCTGGTGCCAAGGTGGCTGTTTTCACTTGGCATGGCTGTTCTCTGCAACTGAGTGGCCGGACCGAGGTGGCTTATGTCTCTAAGGACACCCCTATGTTGCTTTACCTCAACACTCATACAGCCTTGGAGCAGATGCGGAGGCaggcagaaaaggaagaagagagaggccCCCGAGTGATGGTAGTGGGTCCTACTGATGTGGGCAAGTCCACAGTGTGTCGACTGCTACTCAACTATGCAGTGCGTTTGGGCCGCCGCCCTACCTATGTGGAGCTGGATGTGGGTCAGGGCTCTGTGTCCATCCCTGGTACCATGGGAGCCCTCTATATTGAACGGCCGGCAGATGTGGAAGAAGGTTTCTCCATCCAGGCCCCTCTTGTATATCATTTTGGCTCCACCACTCCTGGCACCAACATCAAGCTTTATAATAAGGTCAGAGCTGGAGCTAAGATGGGGTAGAGGGAAAAATTAAATCAGGGTAGGAAGTAGGgtagcactgggaggcagaggcaggtggatctctgtgagttccaggccagcctggtctccagagtgagtgccaggataggctccaaagctacacagagaaaccttgtctcgaaaaaacaaaacaacaacaacaaaaaaaaaaaaactgaagaatttTTGCCCCTAGTTAATTGCTTTGAATTTAGAAGAAACCCTTGTAAACTTAAGCCAGCCTCAGACTGCTACACTTTTTGTggccctattcttttttttttcccctaggaaACTAAggatttttatactttatttatttatttgggtttttcgagacagggtttctctagccctgtcagtcctggaacttgctctctagaccagtttggccttgaactcggagttCAGGCTGCCTCTaactctagagtgctgggattaaaggtgtttgccaccactgcccacatgACAGTTTAGAactgtttgtaacttcagttccagagaatctgacaccctcacggacatccatgcaggcaaaacactaaatcagtgcatgtaaaataaaaacaagtaaataatatAGGCaaatttatctgtttttttgttctcattttgatTCTTTTCCAGATTACATCACGTTTAGCCGATGTGTTCAACCAAAGGTGTGAAGTGAACAGAAGGGCTTCTGTGAGTGGCTGTGTCATTAACACCTGTGGTTGGGTCAAGAGCTCTGGTTACCAGGCCCTGGTGCATGCAGCTTCCGCCTTTGAAGTGGACGTGGTTGTGGTTCTGGATCAAGAACGACTGTACAACGAATTGAAAAGGGACCTGCCTCATTTTGTTCGAACTGTGTTGCTTCCAAAATCAGGGGGCGTGGTAGAACGCTCCAAGGACTTCCGGCGGGAATGTAGGGATGAGCGTATCCGTGAGTATTTCTATGGATTCCGAGGCTGTTTCTATCCCCATGCCTTCAATGTCAAATTTTCTGATGTGAAAATCTACAAAGTTGGGGCACCAACCATCCCAGACTCCTGTTTACCTCTGGGCATGTCTCAGGAAGACAATCAGCTCAAGTTAGTACCTGTCACCCCTGGCAGAGATATGGTACACCATCTCCTGAGTGTCAGCACTGCTGAGGGAACAGAGGAGAACCTTTCTGAGacaagtgtggctggattcattgTCGTGACCAGTGTGGATCTGGAACACCAGGTGTTTACTGTACTGTCTCCAGCACCCCGTCCACTGCCTAAGAACTTTCTTCTCATCATGGATATCCGGTTCATGGATCTCAAGTAATAATTAGCAAGGAGCCTCCCTTTCTGGATCATAGACAACTGGCCATCACCAAAAGCAGATGGGATGAGATTTGGGAAGATTTATTAAGGAACAACTAGTAGAAAGCACATGCTCTACCTCTTAAGACAATGGTAGTAGCCAGACTCTTGTAACTCTGAACCAAAAGGAGAAACTACAAAAggaaaatttgattatttttttaagattgcCCTAGGTGCCACTTTAAATATTCCAAGACCTTGGAGAATTCCATGTCTTCCACTGTGCTACCATGAAAGGTTTTTTGTTACTGCTTTCTAGTCCATATAGTTCTTGTTATATAACCAGGGTAAAAGTGAGATAAAGTTCAAACttataaacaattattttaataaatatcattAAGTTGATGTGactctattttaattttacttttctacCTAAGCATTATAGAAACTATAGGAATGATTTATTGCTGAAAAGCTGTGAGGAGAACCTACTTGTGATCCGAGCATGTTATGTTGTGTCGCGTCCCtgtcctgtctccccctccccctccaagaaagggttttgctgtgtagctttgttgtcttggaactcactctgtagactaggcaggcctcaaactaacagagatctagcctgcctctccctcctgagtactgggattaaagatgtgcaccaccatgcctggctgccaAGCATATTTTTATAATGGTACCCTCTTGCTTCACACTTAGATGGTAACCTGTTTTTAGTGCTGGGTGTACTTGGAGATAAGAAACTAGTGATAATCTTGGGATGATTTCATCTCTATTTCCTAGAGATAGcccattgctttttgttttgtttttaattttatttatgtatgagtgctctgtttgcatgcctacatgccagaagagggcatcagggtATCAGACCccattacagatagctgtgaactaccatgtaggtactgggaattgaacttaggacctctggaagagcagccactgctcttaactactgagctatctctccaagcCCCAATCATTATCTTTTTGTTAAAACTATCTTTCCTGTTGTCTCTTTGGATAGAATCAGGTCCCAGTGTCCAAATGTACTAGAGTTTTGGGGTATTAAGCTGGGAAAGCCCATTTTGGTGTTTCTGGTTTGGACTACTTAGTGAGTACTGAATAAATGTATCCATTCCTTtatctctcattttttaaaaaaataatttaaataaattaataaataaagttaaataactttatgtgtattggtgtgaaagtgtcagatcccctggaactgaagttatagatagttgtgagctgccatatgggttctgggaattgaacctgggtcctctagaaaagcagccagtgctcttaatcactgagccatctctccagccacccccctcaattttttttaaaagattttattatgtatacagtgttctgcctgcatgtatgcttgcatgccagaagaggacacaagatctcattacagatggttatagcCACCATGTCtctgggatttgaattcaggaccttcaggagagcagccaggactcttaatctctgagcctctctccagccctatctcCCAATTCTTTATTGAGCACATATTCATCAGAAACTGTTCTAGGTgggaaacaaaataaagttttacAGAGCTTGCAGCAAAAGTAAAAAAGGTAAGTAGTATACAGAAGCTTAAATTTGGGGATATGGGACAGAGTCAAGGAGGACCATTTCTGAGAGAACATACCAGTAAGACCTGAAAAAGTTAAAACAGTACTTGTGCAAAAGCTTCCCAGTAGAGGAAACTACAAAACCCTAGAAAAGAAAGCCTTGAGTTTAGTGGATTCAAAAGCACTGTAGTTGGGTGTAATgaaccaaacaaaaggaaagatgaGGCTGGAGGGAGCTGGACAGATGAAAGTATGGTCTTCATGAGTCGGAGTCAAGCAGGTTTTATCCACAGCAGTGGGAGAGATCACAGGACTAGGGTCATTAAGCAGAGGCATGGCACAATGCACTTTACATGTGACAGATTTCCTTCTGGCATCTTCATATTTAGCTTTGGTTGATTTTCCTACTGTTCTCCCCTGCTTTGCTGTCTTCTGTCCCTATGTACCCATCTACTCCCagaaccccccccacacacacacacacattttattaacccacttttcattttgaaaagatcATTACTTTGTTGAGTTGATTACAGAGGGCAAGCCTCTGGAGAAGCCAGGGAACAAATGGGATGTTCTGGTGTCAGTATCAAGGTGTGAATTGGTGGGGGACAGGATGTGGGCTGcagagaaggggatggggagtGTTATCATCTGTGCTTTGggatgttttaaaagtaaaatggacAGGACTTGTTGATAAAAgtgataaggaaaagaaaatggaatctaatctcaacttgggaggcagaagcagactgctctctgtgagttcaaggccaccctggtctacagagtgagttccaggagaaaccctgtcttgaaaaaccaataaataaataaataaaatggaatcaaGGATGAtaatttgtggtgtgtgtgtgtgtgctttaaattttatgtgtatgaatattttgcctgtgtatatgtaccacatgcatgcatagtGACTGGGGAGGCCAGACTAGGAAATCAGATCCCTGGAGTTTAGCCTATGAATTgctttgtgggtactgggaaccaaatcctaTCTTTcgaaagagtaacaagtgctcttttttttttttttgagacagagtttctctgtgtatggctgtcctggaatctgctctgtagaccaggctggcctccaactcagagatctgcctgcctctgccttccaagtgctggaattcaagaCATATGCCATTACACCTGgactattatttttttccttttttggtaaataagtactcttgactgctgagtgtgtatgtgtgcactttAGGGACAGGGATTACTCTCAAACTCAGTACACAGCATATAGTCTTCCTCTACAATATaagtgctggagttacatgtTCCACCATGGCTGgcttatataatttttttaaaaattcatatctTATTTATGAATGCAAGTATAcgtgaatgccagaagagggcatcagatcctattatagatggttgtgagccaccatgtagttgctggaaattaaactcagaacctctggaagagcagccagtgcttttaactgctgagccacctcaccagccccataattttttaaaaaatattaaagaaacattttaaaattatttatttattcatattttatatgtattggtgttttgcctgaatgtatgtctgtgtgagggtttcagattcccctggaactggagttaagacagttgtgagctgtcatgtgggtactgggaattgaacctgcattctctggaagagcagccagtgctcttaaccactgagccatctctcgggccccttaaatttttattatatatttctttgtatCAGTATctatatgcattatatatgttTGTGGAATActtgccacagcacatgtgtggaggtcagaggacaacctatggAGGGGTGTCCGTCCtctccacctttatgtgggtttgaaggatagaattcaggtcaccaggcttgaggAATCAAGCATCTTTGTTTACCTACTAATTTGAGCTATCTCACCAGTTGGAGTGTAGCCCAAGTTGGTCTCCAACTTGAGATTCTCCTATTAAGCCCTCCgaagtgctggggttgcagatgtGGGAAAACTAAAGAAATGAGTAAGGGACTAGCAATTGAGTTTTGGCATTGTTGAAATCTGAGCCATTATTCATCCATCTGGAGGTAAAGCATAGACAGCATCTGGAGCCTTAGAAAAGGTTAGGGCTGAAAGTTCATGGCAGCCATTGAACTTTAAATACAGATGTTTTATCTTCAGCACAATGGCTGTGCCTCAGTCTACTGCTATTTTAGCCAGAAATTGTGACTCCAGTTATCTGTTTCTCTGGAAGCAGTCAGGAATTTTGCTTCCAAAGGCACTGGCCCTGTCTTAGCTGCTAAAGGTAgcattaattctctctctctctctctctctctctctctctctctctctctctctctctctccctctctctctctctctctctttggtttttcgagacagggtttctctgtgtagctttggagcctatcctgacactcactctggagacccaggctggcctggaactcacagagatccaactgcctctgcctcccaagtgctgggtttaaaggtgtgcgccaccaagcctggcttgaCTAATTCTCTGTcgttctatttataaataagactctGAGATTCAAAGGCTGGAATGAAAACCTgctggctcagagaggttaagtagcAACTAGCTAACTTTCTCTCCTTGCTGATGTCTCCCAAAAGCCTGTCCTGTTCAACTAAATCAAAGCTGCACCACTCAAAACCCCTCCCTTCTACTAgtgagtctctctgtctcttccagatgccctctgatGCTCTATGGTTACTTTCTGTCAACCAGTTGCTAACTCAACCTCCTGACCCAAGAttaactttatttaattaatgcaaatgcaaactcggGATTCACAATGTGACGAAATATCCCCCAACATACAGAAAGTATTTTAAGCAATGTAATTTAGTAATTTAGgtgctttgaaaatgaaaatgaggaaCAAAGGATGGAATTAAGAGGCCAAATGGGTTTAGGATGTAGTTCTAGTGGTACAGCTTTTGCTTAACAGGCAGAAGGCTTTGGATTCCATTTTCAgccctgggggaaaaaaaaaaaaaaaaacaggtgggaggtggggacagaatTGAAGCATAATGGGAACTAACAAAGGAAACTTCACTATGGATCCTAAAGCATTGATGTGATTCAAAACTGGCCttaaggccgggcgttggtggcacacgcctttaatcccagcacttgggaggcagaggcaggcagatctctgtgagtttgagaccagcctggtctacaagagctagttccaggacagcctccaaaagccacagagaaaccctgtctcgtaaaaccaaaaataaaaacaaaaacaaaaaactggcctTAAAAAGTGTAGTCTTGGAATGGTGGGATGGAAGCCTCACTGAAATACTTCCAGGAAGTTAGATGCAGACTTGTCTTTCAAGAAGCTTTGTTAAGAAAGAGGGtggagggctggcaagatgttTTTTAGCAGgaaaaggcacttgttgccaaacATGAGTCTGTAGAAAACTGACACCCacaaattgtcccctgacctccatacatgttcTGTGTCATGAGTATGCCTCTTCTacctcacaaaaataaataagcaaaaatgcAGTGAAAGGCATAGAATCTAGATAACAAAGAGAAAGACTGTGTCTTTAACAAAAGCTTACATTTGTCAGGTATGCCAAGGAtccaacccagggccttgcaaatGCTAAGCCCAAATTCTGTCAGTGAGCTTTACCCCCAGCTCCAAAAGATATTTCATGAGGATAAGGAGTAAAGATAGTATTTTAACatgaagacattaaaaaaaaatgcactgcTTGTTATACGGCTGAAGGAAGGCATTCTTCTTGCTAAGTTGAAGTCTGACACTGGTTTACCATATATAGGCATGTGAAAATTCAAGTGAAGGGAATTTGAAAAAGCATAGATAATCGACACTAGAGAAAGCACCAGGTATTACTTGtcaaagaaatttatttcaagtatataaaaaatatattgttttagtctatttttttttctttttgagacagggtttctctgtgtagcctttactgtcctggagctcacctgtagaccaggctgtcctcaaactcacaaagatcagcctgcctctgactcctgagtgctgagattaaaggtgtgtgtcaccacttccTGGCTGTTTTAGTGTGTTTTACTCTGGACTGTTTTCCAGAAGTTTTTGTGTTCTACCCTATTAAACATTCTTTCTGGGGTACACATTTTGTGATcctaaggaaaggaaaatagaatcttTGTTAATCCTTGGGACAGTGATTATGCTTCTGTTAGTGCTTATCCAGCTAAAACTGAGCTTGACAATCCAGTAGTCTAATGTCCCTAGTGACCCTGAGGTATTCAGTACCTCTGGTTGGATGGTGGAATGCTTTTTCCATTTAGTGCTGTCTGGCCAAGAGACATAATTGTTCACACAGGTTCTGAGTAGAAAAACTGAGCTGGCAGGATGGGTCAGTGGGTGAAAATGCTTGCTTggcaagcctgactacctgagctTCATATCTGGAAGTCAAGATAGAACCAATACCTGAAAGCTCTAACCtccacccttctttctctctcttacacacacacacacacacacacacacacacacacacacacacacacacacttcctactTTAAAAAGTAGGAAGATAAAAATGCTTAACTTGTGAAGCAGTGAAAATAAAGGTTTAAAATccaagaaaagtaaatgaaattcgACTCATCTTAAGGAAACATTGTTTTATAGGTAGAATATACTTGGTAGGGTAAATATTGAAACTTCATCTAATATCTTCAAATTATCTTTCATATAGCTAAAGATTTTTAAAGTGGTCAATATAAACTCGAATCGGTTGTAATAAATGCTGGATTGAAGCCAGTAGTAAAAATGGAGTACAAATGATAATATATGCCATGTCAGAGAAGGAAACAGACTAGACTCTAAAGAACAAAGGGGAGATGTTTGCACTAACTTACTGCCTAAGGCTAAAGTGTCAAAGTTAAATCAGCAATACTTGAAGTCAACTCGAGGAGACAATGACAGAACTTGGAAATCACACTGGACACATGAGAGACCTTGGCTTCAGGGAAGTGGCAGGTGGGACACCTTTTTGAAGGGCTGTTATATAACAGAGCTGCTTTGCAAACGAGAGATGGCCTGAAGCTGTAAGAGGAGAGCCCTATGGCAAAGCTACAGGGTCCACAGCTGTCTCGGGCTAATTAGGGCAAAATGTAGTGCCGCGATCTACGGAGAGTTGGCCAGCAGCTCGCCAGGGACAAGAGCTGTTCTAGAAAGCTTTTTCTTTTCAGCCTGTTTTCTCAAATTGGGAGAGGTCAAGGCGCCCATCCCTTGTGTAGTCGTGGTGTCTACCCCCGGCACAGCGCGCACTCCTAAGGCTTCACTTCCTCCTTGGGCACTATAGTTGAGAGCCGGCAGCCGCGCTCTTTCATCTAACCTAGCCAAGTTGGCAGGGCTCTCGCTTTACATTGCTGTACTACTATCTCTGCCGTCTCCTCCTTCCATGTGTGAGCCATAGCCAGGCCATGCCACCAGTCAGGAATTCTGCCGGGGTATGAGAACTTGCCCCACAGAAGACTTCACGCCGacagattgttttaaataaagtttctccccttaaaaaaaaaaaaaaaaaaaaaggaaaaaaaaaaaaaagaggggggattGTCCTAGGTAGTCCTCACACGATTGACCAATGAATGAAGAGGTAAGGAAGGAAGCCGGAAAGGCCTACCAGTGATTGGCTAGCGTAGATGCTTGTCAGGACTGTACCATGCTAACTCGGAGGAGGTTGATGGACTAAGAAAGAGCAcctgcttggttttttttttataatattttcgGTACTTACGTAGAACTTTTTTCTTAAGAGTTCTTCTTCGATACACTAAGAACAGGAAAGCagacaaagggagagaaagatCTCGCCTGCCCATTTCCTCGTTCCCAACCCTGCGCAGTTCCTCACGCCCCTTTCCCGGCCATCAGCCAGACACGACGGCCTAACGGGCGCGCTCCCGCGTCACTACGTGTTTGCGGCGCCGTGCCCCTGCAGCCAATCAGAAGGCGAGGTCGCCGCGGTCGCCGGCGGTCGCGCGCACGCCCGGGAGCGGCgtgggggcgggggcagggggtGAATGGAAGAGTGAACGGGGGCGGGCGCGGCGGCGCGAGCCGCATGAATGAGAAGAACGTGCCCCGCGAGAGACGTCGCCCGCGCCCGCGCCGGGGAGCCAATGGGAACGCCGCGAGGGCTAGAGACCCTAAGCTGAGGGCAACGGCCGCGCGCCGGCTCGGAGGCGAGCGTCGGCCGGCGGAGCGCGCGGCGGCGGGGCGGGCGTGGAGCGTGCGGGGCCGCGCGCTGCCTCTCAGAGGCCAGACGGCACTGCTGGGAGGCGGTGGCGACAACGACGGCGGCGACAACGACGGCGGCGGTGACGGGCACCGCGCCGGGGGTGAGTACCGGGGACGCTGGCCCCTGCGGAACCGGAAGTGCCGGGCTAgtgaggtgggaggggagagtgaCCTTTAGGGAAGGGGGACCGCGGAGGGGAGGAGGTTAGGGCCCTACACCTACTCGGGCTCCATGGGCCCCGAAACTGTCGGTCGCAGAGTCCAGAGAGCCACGACCACCGGGGCTTGGAACCGGTTGGTGCCGGGCTGCCCAGGTGCGGAGCCGCCGCCCCTTCCGTCCCCGGCCCGCGATTCTCTCAGCGCCGGCGGGCCCTGCTCGGTGGATTCCGTGTTTTCTGGCTCAGGGGTTGCCAGCTCTGCCCCCAGTGTTGACTCTCCTTACTCCAGCTGCCGGGTGGGGACTGAGTCCTGTTCCCCCTTTAGCTGCTCGGTGGCTCAGGCCTCTTGCCCCACACTTCGCTGATACTTATTTTGGCTAGAGCTTCGTCCTGTGGTTACCTGTTCTTCCTCCCATCAGTTTGCTGCTTCTCCCTACCCCCACCAGCTAGGTGCTCCATGCCTTAAGTACTTTGTACTTCTTACAAGTGGAGCTTGAATGTGTTTGACAATATTTTATCTGTCTGTAGGAGTCTATTCATAGGTCTAAAGTTCCTTAACCAGTTGGCCAAATGAAACCACTAAAATGAGAAGCTAGAAAGTGACTAAAGTTATTAGAAGTAGTCGTAGAATCAGATACTTGTTACATTGCAGACCAATTTTTGTGGTCTTAGGTTTACTTCCTGGTTAATGTCGTCTTGTCCAGGATAATCGTAGGTTTGCATCTCCATCCTTTTATCCCAGTGTGTGTCTGCTCTGTATCAGACAGATCTCTTCTGCTCATTGTCACATATAAATTCACCTAATGTTTGTAAGAATTCCATCGACAGATACTTGGGTACCTACCTCAGTCTGTGATGATAATAAGCTTTTAAACTTTGGTTTGGGTCTTTACCTTATAGATTGTGTGCATTATTCTATATGGCATCTCCATTAGGATATATTCAAGTTTAATGTATTGACAGCACATAATAATGCATGTGCTGTCAGTGGCACTGCTCCTAAGGAACTACTTATAATAAATCTTACTAAAGCCTTCAAACTGAATATCCTAAATTGTGTATTTTacaagatttttttgttgttgatttgagacaggatttctctacatAGCCTCGGCTGTACTGGAAATCAcattgtagaccaagctgacctctaactcaacagaagtctgcctgcctctgcttccagagtgctgggattaaa
Coding sequences within it:
- the Clp1 gene encoding polyribonucleotide 5'-hydroxyl-kinase Clp1 is translated as MSEESNDDKKPTTKFELERETELRFEVEASQSVQLELLAGMAEIFGTELTRNKKFTFDAGAKVAVFTWHGCSLQLSGRTEVAYVSKDTPMLLYLNTHTALEQMRRQAEKEEERGPRVMVVGPTDVGKSTVCRLLLNYAVRLGRRPTYVELDVGQGSVSIPGTMGALYIERPADVEEGFSIQAPLVYHFGSTTPGTNIKLYNKITSRLADVFNQRCEVNRRASVSGCVINTCGWVKSSGYQALVHAASAFEVDVVVVLDQERLYNELKRDLPHFVRTVLLPKSGGVVERSKDFRRECRDERIREYFYGFRGCFYPHAFNVKFSDVKIYKVGAPTIPDSCLPLGMSQEDNQLKLVPVTPGRDMVHHLLSVSTAEGTEENLSETSVAGFIVVTSVDLEHQVFTVLSPAPRPLPKNFLLIMDIRFMDLK